The Tenebrio molitor chromosome 3, icTenMoli1.1, whole genome shotgun sequence genome contains a region encoding:
- the LOC138127167 gene encoding luciferin sulfotransferase-like, which translates to MTRWDTTRRSKFLKSSKMDVDKILREKFTMSCMNDGHILVNGFTFPGKYKELKQYYENLEVDDEDVWICNFPKSGTTWVQEMVWMILNNCDVKKSELPIYHRSPFLEANVMYFDFISPSTADPTEHIRVRKQKGPLVIKTHLPFELLPTEINTRAKKPKVIYITRDPKDICVSYYHHFKLFDLFKGEFNEFCECFLAGKVPYGPYWKHIFSYWKMRNDSNFLFLKYEEMKSDLSEVINQVSEFLERPLTDDQMNMLTQHLSFKSMKKNPAVNYEGFYESGTGQNFIRKGIVGDHKNIMLSDMLKRFEDWTKINTNNTDYLI; encoded by the exons ATGACTCGTTGGG ATACTACTCGACGGAGTAAATTTctaaaaagttcaaaaatggACGTTGATAAAATTCTTCGAGAAAAATTTACTATGAGTTGTATGAATGATGGTCACATACTTGTTAACGGTTTTACTTTTCCCGGCAAATACAAAGAATTAAAACAATATTATGAAAATCTGGAAGTTGATGACGAAGATGTTTGGATTTGTAATTTCCCGAAATCAG GTACGACATGGGTCCAAGAAATGGTTTGGATGATTCTCAACAACTGCGATGTCAAAAAGAGTGAATTACCTATATATCATCGAAGTCCATTTTTAGA AGCAAACGTAATGTATTTTGATTTCATCTCACCTTCGACTGCTGACCCGACCGAACACATACGAGTACGAAAGCAAAAAGGTCCACTGGTTATCAAAACCCATTTACCTTTCGAATTACTTCCTACGGAAATTAACACCAGAGCTAAGAAACCGAAG GTGATTTACATAACACGTGATCCCAAAGACATATGCGTTTCTTATTACCATCACTTCaaattatttgatttgttCAAAGGCGAATTCAATGAATTTTGCGAATGTTTCTTAGCAGGAAAAG tTCCGTATGGTCCATACTGGAAACATATTTTCTCATACTGGAAGATGAGAAATGATTCAAATTTTCTGTTTCTGAAGTACGAGGAAATGAAGAGCGACTTAAGCGAAGTTATTAATCAGGTGTCAGAGTTCTTGGAGCGACCTCTGACTGATGATCAAATGAATATGTTGACTCAACATCTCAGCTTCAAGTCAATGAAGAAAAATCCAGCTGTCAACTATGAGGGCTTCTACGAATCGGGAACTGGTCagaattttattagaaaaggGATAGTTGGTGATCATAAAAACATAATGTTATCTGATATGCTAAAAAGATTTGAAGATTGGACCAAGATCAACACTAATAATACAGATTAtttgatttaa